A genomic region of Persephonella marina EX-H1 contains the following coding sequences:
- a CDS encoding vWA domain-containing protein, with the protein MGIEFKYLFASLIGLIVIICVIICSIYIKSRKIVLFPHLNLFGEPKRFIVRYIPFLVILLTVLVTILAMHPFVKEHLYSEKRVYNIIIALDVSNSMKEKNKLKISKEILRDFLLKRDEEDRIGILVFDNLPFRLMPLTSDRGALLRVISIIRPAMVDVGGTAMYDGLVEALNMFMKDRRNKIIILLTDGGDINSKYTLEDVVRFNQDIGAKIYTIGVSSGMNFYVLERLSEATGGKAFFVTKDYQKALRSVFDEINRLEPSYIQEYRFDVEKPVDFYIKVAAVFVVFLILLKILLTPLREKVNV; encoded by the coding sequence ATGGGCATAGAGTTTAAGTATCTTTTTGCATCATTAATAGGGCTGATAGTTATAATCTGCGTGATTATATGCTCAATATATATAAAAAGTAGAAAGATTGTCCTTTTCCCCCATCTAAATCTTTTTGGAGAGCCGAAAAGGTTTATAGTCAGGTATATTCCTTTCCTTGTGATACTTTTAACAGTACTTGTGACTATCCTTGCGATGCACCCATTTGTTAAGGAACATCTGTACTCAGAGAAAAGGGTTTATAACATTATTATAGCCCTTGATGTGAGTAACTCTATGAAGGAGAAAAACAAACTGAAGATATCAAAGGAGATACTGAGGGATTTTCTGTTAAAAAGGGACGAGGAGGACAGAATAGGGATACTCGTTTTTGATAATCTCCCTTTCAGACTTATGCCTCTTACATCTGATAGAGGAGCTCTTTTAAGGGTTATATCCATAATAAGACCTGCTATGGTTGATGTTGGCGGAACAGCAATGTATGACGGACTTGTTGAGGCTCTGAACATGTTTATGAAAGATAGAAGGAACAAGATAATAATTCTCCTTACAGATGGTGGAGATATTAACAGTAAGTACACACTTGAGGATGTTGTGAGGTTCAATCAGGATATTGGGGCAAAGATATACACGATAGGTGTAAGCAGTGGTATGAACTTTTACGTTCTTGAGAGACTTTCCGAGGCTACTGGTGGGAAGGCATTTTTTGTTACAAAGGATTACCAGAAGGCTTTAAGATCTGTTTTTGATGAGATAAACAGACTTGAGCCTTCATACATTCAGGAATACAGGTTTGATGTTGAGAAGCCTGTCGATTTTTATATAAAGGTTGCTGCAGTTTTTGTTGTTTTTCTTATTTTATTAAAGATACTACTAACACCACTGAGAGAGAAGGTGAATGTATAG
- a CDS encoding vWA domain-containing protein: MEGFEFLKAEYLWLIIPVFLLYIIYVLIKGTEKVEMAVFSIIAVLIIFTLAHPVIKKGYKTIYKKDTEIMIMLDHSLSMAVDDIKPYRFEVAREKVIKLIKKLYDEKIGLLLFSDRSDIVFMPYEKKEKILQYLRDLKIPLKGSTNLLDAFSSANSALTGKRRIVILVSDGGDEDISKIVQLVKGSQLTVVYYGIGTVKGGGIPGFNAVSKLNLSLEKVAEVSDGIMVKVSKDDRDIREITEFIKKISEKTKTELLKIPDYAELTPYIAFLILGLIMLNSALKRFLAGFMIFFFLTSPSYSGDIKGVFNYILGDYEKAAVEFLKEKDPVSQFNGAVSYIKAGMCDKALPVLKNIKTEDLELVKKIEYNISFCYILDGKYKKGREILDKLVQIYPEDQKIKKLYLFANMVVNLNKKPEKRKTVVEIKEDKPKRHEKSQMEVGDRNPW, encoded by the coding sequence ATGGAAGGTTTTGAGTTTTTAAAGGCTGAATATCTCTGGCTTATCATTCCTGTTTTTCTGCTGTACATAATCTATGTTCTTATAAAGGGGACTGAAAAAGTTGAGATGGCTGTGTTCTCAATTATAGCGGTTCTTATTATCTTTACACTTGCCCACCCTGTTATAAAGAAGGGGTACAAAACTATATACAAAAAAGATACAGAGATAATGATCATGCTTGATCACTCTCTATCTATGGCTGTAGATGATATAAAACCTTACAGGTTTGAGGTTGCAAGGGAGAAGGTTATAAAGCTTATAAAAAAACTTTATGACGAGAAGATAGGTCTTCTTCTATTCTCTGATAGATCAGATATAGTATTCATGCCATACGAGAAAAAGGAGAAGATCTTACAGTATCTGAGGGATCTGAAGATACCTTTGAAGGGAAGTACAAACCTTTTAGATGCTTTCAGCAGTGCAAACTCTGCCCTTACAGGTAAGAGAAGGATCGTAATCCTCGTTTCAGACGGCGGTGATGAGGATATATCAAAGATAGTTCAGCTTGTAAAAGGTTCACAGCTAACTGTTGTATACTACGGGATAGGAACTGTAAAAGGTGGCGGTATACCAGGTTTCAATGCTGTATCAAAGCTTAATCTAAGTCTTGAAAAGGTTGCAGAAGTGTCTGATGGTATAATGGTAAAGGTCTCAAAGGACGACAGGGATATAAGGGAGATAACAGAGTTTATAAAAAAAATATCTGAGAAAACAAAGACAGAGCTTTTAAAGATACCTGATTATGCTGAGCTGACACCATACATAGCATTCCTTATACTGGGGCTTATTATGCTAAACTCAGCCTTAAAAAGGTTCCTTGCAGGTTTTATGATTTTCTTTTTCCTTACCTCACCTTCTTACAGCGGTGATATAAAAGGGGTTTTTAACTATATTCTTGGTGATTATGAAAAGGCTGCTGTTGAGTTTCTCAAGGAGAAGGATCCTGTATCACAGTTCAACGGTGCTGTCAGCTATATAAAAGCAGGAATGTGCGATAAGGCTCTCCCTGTCCTAAAAAATATTAAGACGGAGGATCTTGAGCTTGTTAAAAAGATTGAGTACAACATCTCATTCTGCTACATACTTGATGGGAAGTATAAAAAGGGAAGGGAGATACTTGATAAGCTTGTCCAGATATACCCTGAAGATCAGAAGATAAAAAAGCTTTACCTTTTTGCAAATATGGTTGTAAATTTAAATAAAAAGCCGGAGAAAAGGAAAACTGTAGTAGAGATAAAAGAAGACAAACCAAAAAGACATGAAAAATCCCAGATGGAGGTGGGAGACAGAAATCCGTGGTAA
- a CDS encoding AAA family ATPase — translation MDSLKKIKNELKKAIIGQEKMIDALLIGLITEGHILIEGIPGVAKTTAVKTLGKILNLDFKRIQFTPDLIPSDILGGEIYIIEKDEFRVKKGPIFTNLLLADEINRAPAKVQSALLEAMQERQVTIGEHTFYLDRPFLVMATLNPIEEEGVYHLPEAQLDRFIMKVIVDYPSDEEEYEILKLVVQREGFGNEEGKKPEEPQQVATKEDILELRERLKSIHIDREVEQYIVNLTMATRNPEKYGINKEYIRLGLSPRATINLYKVSKAVALLNEKDYVTPSDVLMYVKEVFRHRFLISFKGEAEGITTDHIIDMIVEKVPMP, via the coding sequence ATGGACAGTCTAAAAAAGATAAAAAATGAGCTGAAAAAGGCTATAATAGGCCAGGAAAAGATGATTGATGCCCTTCTTATAGGTCTTATAACAGAAGGGCATATACTTATTGAAGGTATTCCAGGTGTTGCGAAAACAACAGCTGTAAAAACACTTGGTAAGATCCTTAACCTTGATTTTAAAAGGATACAGTTTACACCTGATCTTATCCCTTCAGATATACTTGGTGGGGAGATATACATAATAGAGAAGGATGAGTTCAGGGTTAAGAAAGGACCTATATTCACAAACCTTTTACTTGCAGATGAGATAAACAGAGCCCCTGCAAAGGTTCAGTCAGCTTTACTTGAAGCCATGCAGGAAAGGCAGGTTACGATAGGGGAACACACATTCTATCTTGACAGACCTTTTCTTGTTATGGCAACACTAAACCCTATTGAAGAGGAAGGTGTCTACCATCTACCTGAGGCACAGCTTGACAGATTTATTATGAAGGTGATCGTTGATTATCCATCAGATGAGGAGGAGTACGAGATACTAAAGCTCGTTGTCCAGAGGGAAGGTTTTGGAAATGAGGAAGGAAAAAAACCTGAGGAACCCCAGCAGGTTGCAACAAAGGAAGATATATTGGAGCTGAGAGAGAGACTTAAATCTATCCATATAGACAGGGAGGTTGAACAGTATATAGTAAATCTAACTATGGCAACAAGAAATCCTGAAAAATATGGGATAAATAAAGAGTATATAAGGCTTGGACTGAGTCCAAGGGCTACAATAAATCTTTACAAGGTATCAAAGGCTGTTGCACTCCTTAATGAGAAGGATTACGTAACTCCCTCAGATGTTCTCATGTATGTGAAGGAGGTTTTTAGACACAGATTTCTTATATCTTTCAAAGGTGAGGCTGAAGGCATAACAACAGATCATATTATAGATATGATTGTTGAGAAGGTTCCTATGCCATGA
- a CDS encoding DUF58 domain-containing protein has translation MKKGRLITIRAKHRALSLTEGLHKTFTIGEEDDLKSVREYTYGDDIRKISWIITAKERKPHIVEREELRSQNVIVVMLLDQDMLFKNKIEKVAEIYALIGFSVLYQKDKLNTYILTDSVDYYMKHKNTPVIVEDAVERIMSLKLKKKTLDLSILPQVLLKHKRSYVILIGDFCYPVDLLHISRKHRIAIIKVRDREEENPEKYEKYQLKSFDGKRRIPFLRRDMIGTYIKNLHRIDSDLRAFMFNKRIPHTTVYTDEDPYIKLKIMFS, from the coding sequence ATGAAAAAAGGCCGTCTTATAACAATCAGGGCTAAACACAGAGCCTTAAGTCTTACAGAAGGTCTCCACAAAACATTTACCATCGGGGAGGAGGATGACCTTAAAAGTGTCAGGGAGTATACTTACGGTGATGATATAAGGAAGATAAGCTGGATAATAACAGCAAAGGAGAGAAAGCCTCACATTGTTGAGAGGGAGGAGCTTAGAAGTCAGAATGTTATAGTTGTTATGCTACTTGATCAGGATATGCTTTTTAAAAATAAGATTGAGAAGGTGGCTGAGATTTACGCTCTTATAGGTTTCTCAGTTCTTTACCAGAAGGATAAACTTAACACGTACATACTGACGGACAGTGTTGATTACTATATGAAGCATAAGAACACACCTGTTATAGTTGAGGATGCTGTTGAAAGGATAATGAGCTTAAAACTTAAGAAGAAAACACTTGATCTTTCAATACTCCCTCAGGTTTTGCTGAAACATAAAAGATCATATGTGATACTTATAGGGGATTTCTGTTATCCTGTTGATCTTCTCCATATATCAAGGAAGCACAGAATTGCGATAATAAAGGTAAGGGACAGGGAGGAGGAAAACCCTGAGAAGTACGAGAAATACCAGCTTAAAAGTTTTGATGGGAAGAGAAGAATCCCTTTTTTGAGAAGGGATATGATAGGTACATACATAAAAAATCTCCACAGGATAGATTCTGATCTCAGGGCCTTTATGTTTAACAAAAGAATTCCCCACACAACAGTTTACACAGATGAGGATCCTTATATAAAACTCAAGATCATGTTTTCCTGA
- the hypF gene encoding carbamoyltransferase HypF, whose translation MRKHLKIHLTGAVQGVGFRPFVYNTALRHNLKGYVINDTHGVVIEVEGEEDDINRFLISLNTEKPPLAHIFSQEIEELPLSGFEEFTIKKSESKGKKEVFILPDISVCDQCLSEMNNKKDRRYRYPFINCTNCGPRFSIIERLPYDRPNTTMKKFRMCPDCEREYKDPSDRRFHAQPNACPVCGPHLSLYSSDRKFIAEREEALKIAVELLGKGKILAVKGIGGFHLVCDATDDKAIDLLRERKRRGEKPFAVMFRDIDQIKDYAEITPFEEAVILSPERPIVIVRSKKETGLSKGVAPYLDRIGVFLPYSPLHHLLLNDYGKPLVMTSANLSDEPIVKDNDEAFEKLSVFTDYILVHNRDIRNRVDDSVVRIIDKKISFIRRSRGYAPLPVKLPLRLERKVLAVGGHQKNTIAIGFDDKAFLSQHIGDLETLDACRNFEEIINRFFDLYSFQPDVVVSDMHPAYHSTRWAEDYTEKNSIPLIQVQHHYAHALSLMAESGIREGKFLSVSWDGTGYGTDGNIWGGEFLLCDYEDFERVYHFDYFRLLGGEKAVKEPRRVALSILFDMYGKDIYRLSEVQTLKSLTDKEMEIMFRVWEKGVNSPLSSSAGRLFDAAASIIGIRQTLSYEGQSGMIMENYYRWDIEDHYPVDLRDGVIDWRPLFDALINDRSEIDIKITRFINSLGKVVLRIVDEYSDIPSGLTGGVFQNRFLTEKILRMAEKRGLKIFTHKKVPPNDGGISLGQLLKG comes from the coding sequence ATGAGAAAACATCTCAAAATTCATCTTACAGGAGCTGTTCAGGGGGTCGGTTTCAGACCTTTTGTTTACAATACAGCCTTAAGACACAACCTTAAAGGATATGTTATAAATGATACACACGGTGTTGTTATAGAGGTGGAAGGTGAGGAGGATGATATAAACAGATTTTTGATATCATTAAATACCGAGAAACCCCCTTTAGCCCATATATTTTCACAGGAGATAGAGGAGCTTCCCCTGTCAGGATTTGAGGAGTTCACAATAAAAAAGTCTGAAAGTAAAGGAAAGAAAGAGGTCTTCATACTTCCGGATATATCGGTCTGTGACCAGTGTCTATCAGAGATGAATAATAAAAAGGATAGAAGGTACAGATACCCTTTTATCAACTGTACAAACTGTGGACCGAGATTTTCCATAATTGAGAGACTCCCTTACGACAGACCTAATACGACCATGAAAAAGTTCAGGATGTGTCCTGATTGTGAGAGGGAGTATAAAGACCCATCAGACAGAAGGTTTCATGCACAGCCTAACGCATGTCCTGTATGTGGTCCGCATCTTTCACTTTACAGCTCAGACAGAAAGTTTATAGCAGAAAGGGAAGAGGCTTTAAAGATAGCTGTTGAACTTTTAGGGAAGGGAAAGATACTGGCCGTTAAAGGTATAGGTGGGTTTCATCTTGTTTGTGACGCAACAGATGATAAAGCTATAGATCTCCTTAGAGAGAGAAAGAGAAGAGGTGAAAAACCATTTGCGGTTATGTTCAGAGATATAGATCAGATAAAGGATTATGCTGAGATAACACCATTTGAGGAAGCTGTTATTCTATCACCTGAAAGGCCTATAGTTATAGTAAGATCAAAAAAAGAGACAGGTCTGAGTAAAGGTGTTGCCCCATATTTAGACAGGATAGGTGTTTTTCTCCCTTACTCTCCACTACATCACCTTTTACTGAATGATTACGGTAAGCCTCTTGTTATGACATCAGCAAACCTTTCTGATGAGCCTATAGTGAAAGATAATGATGAGGCTTTTGAAAAGCTTTCAGTATTTACAGATTACATTCTTGTTCACAACAGGGATATAAGAAACAGGGTTGATGACAGCGTTGTCAGGATAATAGACAAAAAGATATCATTTATAAGAAGATCAAGGGGGTATGCTCCATTACCTGTAAAACTTCCTCTCAGACTGGAGAGGAAGGTTCTTGCTGTTGGCGGACACCAGAAAAACACCATAGCTATAGGATTTGATGATAAGGCCTTCTTGAGCCAGCATATAGGAGATCTTGAGACTTTAGATGCATGCAGGAATTTTGAGGAGATCATAAACAGATTTTTTGATCTTTACTCATTTCAGCCTGATGTTGTCGTTTCAGATATGCATCCAGCTTACCACTCAACGAGATGGGCAGAGGATTACACCGAGAAAAATAGTATTCCTCTCATTCAGGTTCAGCACCATTACGCACATGCTCTCTCTCTGATGGCTGAGAGCGGGATAAGAGAAGGTAAATTCCTCTCTGTAAGCTGGGATGGGACAGGTTACGGGACAGACGGTAATATATGGGGTGGTGAGTTTCTGTTGTGTGATTATGAAGACTTTGAAAGGGTTTACCATTTTGATTACTTCAGACTTTTAGGAGGGGAGAAGGCTGTTAAAGAGCCAAGGAGGGTTGCCCTATCAATCCTGTTTGATATGTATGGAAAAGATATTTACAGACTGTCTGAGGTTCAGACATTAAAATCTCTAACAGATAAAGAGATGGAGATTATGTTCAGAGTATGGGAAAAAGGGGTAAACAGTCCCTTATCATCATCTGCAGGAAGGCTTTTTGATGCAGCAGCATCAATTATCGGGATAAGACAGACTCTCTCCTATGAAGGTCAGTCAGGGATGATAATGGAGAATTATTACAGGTGGGATATTGAAGATCACTACCCTGTAGATTTAAGGGATGGTGTTATTGACTGGAGGCCTTTATTTGATGCACTTATAAATGACAGGTCTGAGATAGATATTAAGATCACGAGGTTTATAAACTCGCTTGGAAAGGTGGTATTAAGGATAGTTGATGAGTATAGTGATATACCTTCAGGTCTTACAGGAGGTGTTTTCCAGAACAGATTTTTAACAGAGAAGATACTGAGAATGGCAGAAAAGAGAGGGCTGAAGATCTTTACACATAAAAAGGTCCCTCCAAATGATGGAGGGATCTCACTTGGCCAGCTTTTAAAAGGTTAA
- the flhB gene encoding flagellar biosynthesis protein FlhB, giving the protein MAKDPSKTEKATPRRRQKAREEGQVARSQDIPIAASLLIVAVMMFAYIPFSYNILTEYFHHTFSNPFHLIPDLNRGFIYESVKVLAILVLPFFLILLAIGVFSNVVQFGFLLSGKALVPKIDRLNPVSGLGRIFSMKTLFELVRNLLKLLFASVVAYFLLMKIISESFNMSYLPLNHEIYFLFKYIIMLILAFAVISIPIAIIDFIYRKWEHEENIKMSKHEIKEERKMYEGNPHVKAAIRKKQREIAMMRMMAELPKADVVITNPEHYAVALKYEKGKMAAPKVIAKGKNHIAQKIKEIAKKYDIPVVEDPPLARSLYSSCEIGDMIPENLYVAIAKILAKIYRRKAA; this is encoded by the coding sequence ATGGCTAAAGATCCTTCAAAAACGGAAAAGGCCACCCCCCGAAGGCGGCAGAAGGCAAGGGAAGAGGGTCAGGTTGCCCGAAGTCAGGATATTCCCATAGCTGCATCACTTCTCATAGTTGCTGTTATGATGTTTGCATACATCCCTTTTTCATACAACATTCTTACAGAGTACTTCCACCACACATTCTCAAACCCTTTTCATCTCATTCCTGATCTTAACAGAGGTTTTATTTACGAGTCTGTTAAGGTACTTGCTATTCTCGTTCTGCCATTTTTCCTTATACTTCTTGCCATAGGTGTTTTCTCAAATGTTGTCCAGTTTGGGTTTCTTCTATCTGGGAAAGCTCTGGTCCCGAAGATAGATAGGTTAAACCCTGTTTCAGGGCTTGGAAGGATATTCTCAATGAAAACATTATTTGAGCTTGTAAGAAATCTTTTAAAACTTCTTTTCGCATCAGTTGTTGCATACTTTCTCCTAATGAAGATAATATCTGAAAGTTTTAATATGTCTTATCTCCCCTTAAACCATGAGATATACTTTCTTTTTAAATACATAATTATGTTAATACTCGCATTTGCTGTTATATCAATACCAATAGCCATAATAGACTTTATATACAGGAAGTGGGAGCATGAAGAAAATATAAAGATGTCAAAACATGAGATAAAAGAAGAGAGAAAGATGTATGAGGGAAATCCCCATGTGAAAGCCGCCATCAGGAAGAAACAGAGAGAGATAGCTATGATGAGAATGATGGCAGAACTTCCGAAGGCTGATGTTGTTATAACAAACCCTGAGCACTACGCTGTAGCCCTCAAGTATGAAAAAGGGAAGATGGCAGCACCCAAGGTGATAGCAAAGGGTAAAAACCATATAGCACAGAAGATAAAAGAGATAGCAAAAAAATATGATATCCCTGTTGTTGAAGATCCCCCTTTAGCAAGATCACTTTACTCAAGCTGTGAGATAGGTGATATGATCCCTGAAAATCTTTATGTGGCGATAGCTAAGATACTTGCAAAGATATACAGAAGAAAAGCTGCCTGA